In Porites lutea chromosome 7, jaPorLute2.1, whole genome shotgun sequence, a single window of DNA contains:
- the LOC140943141 gene encoding histamine N-methyltransferase-like, producing MSVRKISLSQLYEAYEKSFKTFLDHSTARQAIVKCVQGGIKLALEKISPLDKNEPFNILGVGSGKGEMDLFIIQFIASQLKASGCGTKPAIHSWVVEPSSFLLEKFKTSAASLPDTLTDLAHVSFEWQQLTFQEYKQKCAVQDKKPPSFDLIHFIHSIYYMDAADTLRTCFEQQLGAEGAILCLVQTERSFFAKIQRRFRGRLTFGSDMVVYTDKDLSKIAEENGWKYEVIRQEFSVDVSLCFGEPSEQGDRLFDFLTHQKDFRSTADQELMRDVLDFFGEFIVVDKNGNKLIKGPEMAAVVIYK from the coding sequence atgTCTGTGCGAAAGATATCTCTTTCTCAGTTATACGAAGCTTATGAAAAATCTTTCAAGACCTTTCTAGATCACTCTACAGCCAGACAAGCAATAGTGAAGTGCGTGCAAGGCGGGATAAAGCTGGCACTGGAGAAAATCAGTCCGCTGGATAAAAACGAACCTTTCAACATTCTGGGGGTTGGAAGTGGAAAAGGTGAAATGGACCTATTCATTATCCAGTTCATCGCCAGTCAGTTAAAGGCAAGTGGCTGTGGTACAAAGCCTGCTATCCACAGCTGGGTGGTTGAGCCGAGCTCCTTTCTGctggagaaatttaaaacaTCCGCTGCATCCCTACCAGACACGCTCACAGATTTAGCTCATGTATCGTTTGAATGGCAACAACTCACCTTTCAAGAGTACAAGCAAAAGTGCGCTGTTCAAGACAAAAAACCACCCAGCTTTGATTTAATCCATTTTATCCATAGTATTTATTACATGGATGCGGCTGATACCCTACGCACGTGCTTTGAACAACAACTGGGAGCAGAGGGAGCCATTTTATGTCTTGTGCAAACCGAGAGATCATTCTTTGCGAAGATACAGAGGAGATTTAGAGGAAGATTAACGTTTGGCTCAGATATGGTTGTCTACACCGATAAGGATCTCTCGAAAATAGCTGAAGAGAACGGCTGGAAGTATGAGGTCATCAGGCAGGAGTTCTCCGTGGATGTGAGCTTGTGCTTCGGTGAGCCTTCGGAACAAGGCGACCGATTGTTCGATTTCCTGACGCATCAGAAAGACTTCCGGTCTACCGCCGATCAGGAATTGATGCGTGACGTTTTGGATTTTTTCGGAGAGTTTATAGTTGTGgataaaaatggaaataaactCATCAAAGGACCTGAAATGGCAGCTGTTGTAATTTACAAATGA